In the Juglans microcarpa x Juglans regia isolate MS1-56 chromosome 6D, Jm3101_v1.0, whole genome shotgun sequence genome, one interval contains:
- the LOC121235389 gene encoding uncharacterized protein LOC121235389, producing MDPDADISHVDREIWVDGMEDVFIDMILADALNGALRAGRITSRDHASYAARLTAVGVKTYDASQIKGKIHRLKMMQRLFTDLMHQTGMGWDPDTKTVLGSDEHWANAIRAKPQVKKFRTSGCPRYADLCTIFSAAVATGTLHHASTQPPPSSDEEERLDAEMRRRGPALGTQASRDFVFDGPSQFPLDMGTPSSCSSRRRQKGGQKNQHDEKISNMVDAITRSYEARRKCYEGRGEASGEKRSRGSTHCMDSDDGFDAFSHCVALLQALQPPLPDDIFSRAFDRLMNPLAQRGFLVMDDVHRRAWAMHS from the exons ATGGACCCCGATGCCGATATTTCACACGTTGATCGGGAAATATGGGTGGATGGAATGGAGGACGTCTTCATTGACATGATATTAGCTGACGCCCTTAATGGTGCACTGAGGGCTGGGAGGATCACTTCTAGGGACCATGCTTCCTATGCTGCACGTCTTACGGCTGTGGGCGTAAAGACGTACGATGCGAGTCAAATCAAGGGGAAAATACATCGGCTTAAGATGATGCAACGACTTTTCACAGACCTCATGCACCAAACTGGTATGGGATGGGACCCCGATACCAAAACGGTTCTAGGGAGTGACGAACACTGGGCAAATGCCATTAGG GCCAAGCCACAAGTAAAGAAGTTTCGTACCTCAGGTTGCCCACGATATGCAGACCTCTGTACCATTTTTAGCGCTGCTGTAGCAACGGGCACACTCCACCACGCGTCCACCCAACCACCACCATCTTCGGATGAGGAGGAGCGTCTTGACGCTGAGATGCGGCGTCGGGGCCCGGCACTTGGCACCCAAGCCAGTCGGGATTTTGTCTTTGATGGCCCGTCGCAATTTCCCTTGGACATGGGTACACCATCGAGTTGCTCTTCCAGACGGCGTCAGAAGGGAGGGCAAAAGAACCAGCACGACGAGAAGATATCGAACATGGTTGATGCGATCACGCGTTCCTATGAGGCACGCCGAAAGTGTTATGAGGGGAGAGGAGAAGCGTCAGGGGAAAAACGTAGTAGAGGATCCACACATTGCATGGATAGTGATGATGGTTTCGATGCTTTTTCACACTGTGTGGCCTTGTTACAGGCACTTCAGCCCCCACTGCCTGACGATATTTTCTCCCGTGCGTTTGATCGGTTAATGAACCCCCTTGCACAACGAGGATTTTTGGTAATGGATGATGTCCATAGGCGAGCGTGGGCTATGCATAGTTGA